A region of Allocoleopsis franciscana PCC 7113 DNA encodes the following proteins:
- a CDS encoding cytosine deaminase, with protein sequence MIPTAEHYWLKNVHVPASVLSLHDSSVTAQQTGEGLCLIDLEIADGNIVQIITADGCDTGETPTVNLRGGQVWPCFVDMHTHLDKGHIWTRSPNPDGTFDSALEAAKLDSEQYWQAEDVYRRMEFGLKCSYAHGTQAIRTHIDSFGQQAEISLEVFKALQKEWCDRLILQAVSLVTIDYYQTPEGAALADKIAEVKGIIGGVAFINPDLDAELDTVFFLAKERGLNLDLHTDENNDPNSICLQKVAEAALRHEFTGQVVCGHCCSLAVQESNVVQKTLDLVKQAGIGIVSLPMCNLYLQDRKPHTTPRWRGVTLLNELKQYGIPVAVASDNCRDPFYGFGDHDVLEVFTQSVRIAQLDMPYGDWPCAVTKTSADLMGLSGVSRIGVGLPANLIVFKGRNFSELLSRPQSDRLVLRKGKAIDTTLPDYAELDDLVRKLA encoded by the coding sequence ATGATTCCAACAGCGGAACACTACTGGCTAAAAAATGTGCATGTACCTGCGTCAGTCTTGAGCCTCCATGACTCTAGTGTTACAGCCCAGCAAACCGGGGAAGGTTTATGTTTAATTGACCTGGAAATTGCTGATGGTAATATTGTCCAAATTATCACTGCCGATGGCTGCGATACAGGAGAGACGCCAACTGTAAATCTGCGCGGTGGGCAAGTGTGGCCTTGTTTTGTGGATATGCACACCCATTTAGATAAAGGTCATATTTGGACACGTTCTCCTAATCCTGATGGTACTTTTGATAGTGCTCTTGAAGCCGCAAAACTAGATAGCGAACAATATTGGCAGGCGGAAGATGTCTATCGTCGCATGGAATTTGGTTTAAAGTGCAGCTATGCCCATGGAACTCAAGCTATCCGGACTCATATTGACTCGTTTGGGCAACAGGCAGAAATTAGTTTAGAGGTATTCAAAGCCCTGCAAAAAGAATGGTGTGATCGATTGATTTTGCAAGCCGTTTCCCTCGTTACGATTGACTACTACCAAACCCCAGAAGGTGCGGCTTTAGCTGATAAAATTGCTGAAGTAAAGGGCATTATTGGGGGAGTGGCTTTTATCAATCCTGACTTAGATGCCGAACTGGATACTGTATTTTTTCTGGCTAAAGAACGGGGTTTGAATCTAGATTTACATACGGATGAAAACAACGATCCGAATTCAATTTGTTTGCAGAAGGTAGCAGAAGCAGCCCTCCGTCATGAGTTTACTGGACAAGTGGTTTGTGGTCACTGTTGTAGTTTAGCTGTACAGGAATCCAATGTCGTCCAAAAAACGTTGGATTTAGTCAAACAGGCAGGGATTGGTATTGTTAGTCTACCCATGTGTAACCTCTATCTTCAAGATAGAAAGCCCCACACTACACCACGCTGGCGGGGAGTAACATTACTCAATGAATTGAAACAGTACGGTATTCCTGTGGCTGTTGCTAGCGATAACTGCCGCGATCCATTTTATGGTTTTGGCGATCATGATGTTTTAGAAGTCTTTACCCAATCTGTCAGGATTGCCCAGTTAGATATGCCTTATGGAGATTGGCCTTGTGCTGTTACTAAGACATCGGCTGACTTAATGGGGTTGTCTGGTGTGAGTCGAATTGGGGTTGGATTACCGGCTAATTTAATTGTATTTAAAGGACGAAACTTCAGTGAACTCTTGTCCCGTCCTCAGAGCGATCGCCTTGTGCTCAGAAAAGGTAAAGCGATTGATACGACTTTACCCGATTACGCTGAACTCGATGATTTAGTTAGAAAATTAGCTTGA